A region from the Panicum hallii strain FIL2 chromosome 1, PHallii_v3.1, whole genome shotgun sequence genome encodes:
- the LOC112879033 gene encoding protein NOI4-like has product MSDDTGRTLPKFGEWDVNNPASADGFTVIFSKARDEKKAPPAKGQGHISNRSADMKDSRADKVTSYNSRNNASKKWFCCVSPSPTQS; this is encoded by the exons ATGTCG GACGACACCGGCCGCACTCTACCCAAGTTCGGCGAATGGGACGTCAACAACCCGGCCTCCGCCGACGGGTTCACGGTTATCTTCAGCAAAGCCAGGGATGAGAAGAAAGCCCCCCCGGCCAAAGGCCAAGGCCACATCAGCAACAGGTCGGCGGACATGAAGGACTCCAGGGCCGACAAGGTGACCTCCTACAACTCCAGGAACAACGCATCG AAGAAATGGTTCTGCTGCGTCTCGCCCAGTCCCACACAATCCTGA
- the LOC112874919 gene encoding uncharacterized protein LOC112874919, translating to MDSATVALASPASDDRRFWDRLRTRVDTILDDRHVLPPPAAAAKRGVESERGKRLREDSLMLVRGLDSVAASLAQLSDTLTAAQKGVSALATCSSQARECERSAGVDEEVEEPKAKRLCGDSLEAAGLDGDSPAAGKEAAAGSDAEETAGVKLRRGTGGAQASAEVAQSTNLKRARNLAVSMASRAAALARELKNIKSELHFMQERCGLLEEENKRLREGYDNGAAPEEDDLVRLQLEALLAEKSRLAQENANLTRENQSLMQLVEYHQLTSQDLDESYEDVMQGMRLDFSSPLGKISDDEEGEYDDGVPVTPAEVLSSPDE from the exons ATGGACTCTGCCACCGTGGCGCTCGCCAGCCCCGCCTCCGACGACCGGCGGTTCTGGGACCGCCTCCGCACCCGCGTCGACACCATCCTCGACGACCGCCACGTGCTCCCaccaccagccgccgccgccaag CGCGGGGTGGAGTCCGAGCGGGGGAAGCGCCTCCGGGAGGACTCGCTGATGCTCGTCCGTGGCCTGGACTCCGTCGCCGCGTCGCTGGCGCAGCTCTCCGACACCCTCACCGCCGCGCAGAAG GGAGTGAGTGCTCTGGCCACGTGCTCTTCTCAGGCGAGGGAATGCGAGCGCAGCGCCGGCGTAGATGAGGAGGTAGAGGAGCCAAAGGCAAAGCGGCTGTGTGGCGACTCGTTGGAGGCCGCGGGTCTGGATGGCGATTCTCCAGCCGCCGGAAAGGAAGCGGCGGCTGGTTCTGATGCAGAGGAAACCGCAGGCGTCAAACTGCGGCGGGGGACGGGGGGTGCGCAGGCCTCCGCGGAGGTCGCGCAGAGCACTAACCTGAAGCGGGCCAGAAAT CTGGCAGTTTCAATGGCAAGCAGAGCAGCTGCGCTCGCAAGGGAGCTCAAGAACATCAAGTCGGAGCTGCATTTCATGCAGGAGAGGTGCGGTTTGCTTGAGGAGGAGAACAAGAGACTCCGAGAGGGATATGACAACGGAGCTGCCCCTGAAGAAGATGACCTG GTGAGACTGCAATTGGAGGCTTTACTCGCAGAGAAGTCGCGGCTGGCGCAGGAGAACGCCAACCTGACGAGGGAGAACCAGAGCCTGATGCAGCTGGTGGAGTACCACCAGTTGACCTCCCAGGATCTGGATGAGTCCTATGAGGATGTTATGCAGGGGATGCGGCTTGACTTCTCGTCGCCGCTGGGGAAGATCAGCGAtgacgaagaaggcgagtacGACGATGGAGTCCCGGTCACCCCGGCTGAGGTGTTGAGCTCCCCTGATGAGTAG